In the Natrinema amylolyticum genome, GTTCGAACTCGAGGTTGCCCGCGGCCTCCTCCATCCGGTCCTCGAGTTCGGCGACGTAGCGGGCGGCCTCCTCTTCGTCGTCGATCGACCGGCCGGAGACCTGAGTGGTCTCGGTCTTGCTGCCCGGCAGGTTCGTCTCGCCGACCTCCTTCTGGATCGTCGTGGGTTCGAAGTCGTGTTTCTCGTTGTACTCCTGTTGGATCTCGCGGCGGCGCTGGGTCTCCTCGATCGCGGACTCCATGGCGTTCGAGGGTTCGTCGGCGTAGAGCACGACCTCCCCGTTGACGTTCCGGGCCGCCCGGCCCATCGTCTGGACGAGCGTCGTTTCGCTCCGGAGGAATCCCTCCTGGTCGGCGTCCAGAATGGCAACCAGCGAGACCTCGGGGATGTCCAGCCCCTCCCGGAGGAGGTTGATCCCCACGAGGACGTCGATCTCTCCCAGTCGGAGCGAGCGGATAATCTCGTGGCGCTCGAGCGTGTCCGTCTCGTCGTGCATGTAGGCCACGTCGACGCCGGCCTCCTCGAGATACTCGGTGAGGTCCTCGGCCATCCGCTTCGTGAGCGTCGTGACGAGCGTGCGTTCGTCGCGCTCGATGCGCTCGTCGATGCGGTCCATCAGGTCGTCGACCTGCCCCGTCGCGTCCGAGACCTCGATCGCCGGGTCGACGAGGTGGGTGGGCCGAACGATCTGTTCGACGATCTGGTCGCTCTCCTCGCGCTCGTAGTCACTCGGCGTGGCGCTGACGTACAGCGTCTGATCCGTCTTCTCCTCGAACTCCTCGAAGGTCAGCGGCCGGTTATCGTATGCCGTGGGGAGTCGGAACCCGTTCTCGACCAGCGAGTCCTTGCGGGATTTGTCGCCGGCGTACTGCCCGCGGACCTGCGGCAGCGTGACGTGGGACTCGTCGACCACGGTCAGGAAGTCGTCGGGGAAGTAGTCGAGCAGCGTGTACGGCGCTTCGCCGGACTCCCGATCCGAGAGGTAGACCGAGTAGTTCTCGATGCCCGAACAGTAGCCCGTCTCCTGCATCATCTCGAGGTCGAAGCTCGTCCGTTCCTCGATGCGCTGGGCGGCGATCATGTCGCCCGTGCGCTCGAAGTACGAGATCCGGGAGTCCAGATCGTCCCGGATCTCGTCCATCGCCTCCTCGAGCGTGGTCTCGGGGATCGAGTAGTGCTCTGCAGGGTGGACGAGGACGGCCTGTTGCTCGCCCTGGGTCGTCCCCTCGAGCGGATCGACCTTGACCATGCGGTCGATCTCGTCGCCCCACAACTCGACGCGGACGGCGTAGCGGCCGTACATCGGATAGATCTCGACGGTGTCGCCCCGCACCCGAAACGTGCCCTGCGTGAAGTCGACGTCGTTGCGCTCGTAGTTCAGGTCGACCAGTTGGGCCAGCAGTTCGTCGCGGCCGATCTCCTCGCCGACCTCGAGTCGCAGCGACATGTCGATGTAGTTGCGCGGGTCACCGAGGCCGTAGATCGCGGAGACCGAGGCGACGACGATGACGTCCTCGCGGGTCAGTAGCGACCGCGTCGCGGAGTGGCGTAAGCGGTCGATCTCGTCGTTGATCGAGGCGTCCTTGTCGATGTAGGTGTCGCTCTGCTCGACGTAGGCCTCGGGCTGGTAGTAGTCGTAGTAGGAGACGAAGTACTCGACGGCGTTGTCCGGGAACAGGTTCCGGAACTCCTCGTAGAGCTGGGCCGCGAGCGTCTTGTTGTGGGCGATGACCAGCGTCGGTTTCTGGATCTCCTCGGCGACCCACGAGACGGTGTTGGTCTTGCCCGACCCGGTCACGCCGAGCAGGGTCTGCTTGTCCATCCCCGACCGGAAGCCGTCGACTAGCTGTTCGATCGCCTCGGGCTGGTCGCCCGCGGGCTCGAAGGGGGCGTCGACTCGAAACGGGCGATCGACGTCCGGACGGTCCGGCTGGAGGGGACCTTGCGCGTCACTCATTATCGGAGTCAGGGGTTCGAGCCACTTTACGCGCTCGCATTACGCGAATGCGAGTGAAACGGACATACCACCGCCGGTGAAATGAGCGTCGGTAGCCGCGCCGCGAGTTCGCACTCGCCAGAGAGCCGCCGGGACGCCGTCGCCGTGCCCGGACGGGACGACGCGACGGTGACCGATTCGTCAGTCCGCGTGCTCCGTCTGAGAGGGGTCGGTCCCGCGACCGATCGCTGCCCGCGTGGTCACCGTGGTACGCGCGAGGAGTTCGCGGACGCTGTCGCGTCGCCGGAGGAACAGGGCGATACCGAGCAGGGCGTACACGGCAGTGTAGCCGTAGAGCACGCTCATACTGAGCTCCGTCACGACCGGCTCGGTGTACGCCCGGATGATGTAGAACTCCGCGAGGACTTGCGTGACGAACAGTCCGAGCAACGCGAGCGCTTCGCGGGTGCTGATCTCGAAGTTCAACAGGATGGCGATCGCGAAGAAGCTCTGGGCCGCGGTGATCCAGATCTCCGCGACCTGCTTCGAATCGAACGGGAGCGTCCCGACGCTCCCGGCGGAGATCGAGTAAACGACCGCGAGCGTCCCGATGAGCAACGTCCACTGATTGAGCTTCGAGGAGATGAGCGCGTTGAATCCCGCGGTCGTCCGCGCTTTGTTCACGAGATAGGCGACGACGATCAACTCGGGGCTCTCCGAGGCCAGCGGAGCGAGCCACTGGATCATGAAGAACTCGGGGACGCCGTATTGGAGGCCCACCTGCTCGAGCCCTTCCGCGAACGGATGCACCGCGGTGAAGATGATCGCCCCCGAAAACGCGAATCCGGAGAGGACGACTGCCACCCGGGGGATCGTGGAATACTGCTGGAAATACGCGGGGACACCGACGTGTTCTTCGGCTTCTTCGACGTCACTCCTGATGATCACGAGCAGGTAGAGCAGATAGAGGCCGACGAGGAAGAGCGTATCGACCATCCCGATACCCCCGCCCAACGGAACGAGAAACGCAAAGGCTGTCGCGACGAGGAGGAACACGATCTCGAGAGAGATCGCGCGGTCCAGCGTGACGACGTCCGCAAGGACTCCCGAGCGGTGTTCGACCGCCGGATCGGACGCCCGCTTCGCGCGGTAGATGCTGAACAGCGCGATTCCCGACCAGCCGAGACCGATGAGGATCCGGTTCGCGCCGGTCATGTTCGCGACCGCGAGGTTGCCCGCCTCACTTGAGCCGGCGCCGGCCTGCCAGGCGTACAGCGCGTCGACGGCGTACTCGGGGGCCACGGCCAGTACTGCCAGCACCGCGATGGCGAACGCCTGCGGGACGTCTTTCTCGGCGGTTTCGGCCGCCCACGCGAGCAGGAACGACGCACCGAGGATCGCAGTTCCGGCGACGACGACGGCGAGACCGGCCGCGATGTTTTCGCTTGGATGGACAGTTCCGTACCCGCCGTACGAAACGAACGTCCCGACCCACGGAACGGTCAAGAGCAGCGTGACGATGACGGCGACGAGCGGATGGCGTAACCGAGTCGACATGAGTTCAGTACGGACCAGGACGGCCCCCCCATATAAGGCACAAGATGTGTCTCTCACGGCCGTTTTCGAAGGTCTCAGGGCATCCAGCAAGTGAAATCCCGAATTTTCCGACATTCGGAGATATGCTCGTTTCACGGGCTACTTCGGCCGAATTCGGCAGTGCTGGGGATAGAACGGTTGGAGCGCAATGCCGGATACGACGGACCGTCTACAGCACGGTCCCGATGCGACGCGGCTTCGAATTCGTTCGTCGACTGCGTGGCCTTCTCAGCCGTCCGTCACGAACTGGACGTCCGCGCCGGCCGCACTCCGTTTGACGCTGTCGATGCCTCGCTTGACCCCCTGTTTGGAGGCGTAGCCTTCGCCGCTATCGGCGATTATATTCCCGTTCGCGGCGACGAGACGCCATCGCCATTCGTCCGCTCTATCCCGAAAGATCTCGAACGTAGCCGTCCTGGCCATTCACTAGCGAGTGACCGTCGGTCGCTATTAATAGTCTGTCATGACGGATCCGCGGGCGGTCTCGAGCCGCGTCCGGTCCGATATCCGGAGCGGAGAAACGCGCTCTACGTCCCACGCGACGGTTTCGACGGATACGGGATCAACAGACGGTCACCCCCGGGACGCGGAGTGTCCAGATGGAACTCCGGCCACGGGCCGTGAAACAAACGGGAGCCGACGCGTTCGACCATCGGTCGGCTCTCGGACGGACGTGGCCACTGCTCGCCCAACCGTTATGGATCGGCTCGTGGTGAATCCGGATATGACGGAGCAACTCCAGCAGGCTCGCGACGACCTCGAGGAGGCAGCGAAATCGGCCGACAGCGACGACGTCCGCGAGGACATCCGGGAGACAACGGACGCGTTCGCCGACTACGTCATGAGCGATACCGCACCGGATCACGCCATCCTCGACGAGCGGCTCAACACGCTCCGACAGGTCCGCGAACGGGCGGACGGCGACACCGAGGACAAGGTCGAATCGGCGATCGAAACGGTCGAAGACTACCGCGAAAACATCGATCAGGCGTAAGCGCGGCGTCGACGACGTCTCCGTCGATCAGTATTCTCCCGGCGTTCGATCGGCCACGTCGACGTCCGCGTCCGTCTCCGCGAGCAGCTCTTCGAAGCCGTAGTGTTCGAACTGGTCGACGACCGCCGCGCGCTCGCTCTCGTCGATCGCCTCGAGGACCGTCCCGAGGACGGTCGTTGCCGCTTCCTCGCCGTGCAGATCGACGGTGTCCATGCGCTGGTCGATACGAGAGACGAACTCCTCCTCGGAGAAGCGCTGGCCCGACTCTCCCTGTGTGAGGTGCTGACTCAGATCCCCCGGCAGCTGTGCGGCGAGATCCTCGGCCTCGTCCTCGCTCAGCCGTTCGCCGAGCGTCTCGAGGACCGCCCGCGTCGCGTCGCTGGCCGCTTCCTCGTCCGCATCGGCGGCGGCGCGGTCGCGCACCGTCTCGAGCAGTGCTTCCTGTTCCATAGTCGTGGCCACGCCGACGCATCACCTCACGATTCGGGCGGCAACTGCCGGGGTCGCGCCGGCGGACCGTTAGCTTCCGGCACCGGGGCCCGACTCCGGAACGATCGCGTCGTAGCCGAACTCCTCAAGGCGCTCCCGGAGTTCCTCGCGTTCGTCCTCGGCGACGTGCTCGAGCAGCGTTCCGACGACCGCCCGTGAGAGCTGTTCGGGGTCGCCGATGTCGGCGCGGTCGGCCCGTTCCTCGACGTTCGAGAGGAACTCGTCGTAGGAGAGCGCCCGGCCCGAAGGTCCCTCGGCCAGCGGGGACCCGATCTCGGCCGGCAGGTCGCCGTCGAGGCGTTGCGAGCGAGTCTCGTCCAGCCGTCGGCCCAGTGCCGACAACACCGCATCAGTCGCGTCTCGCGCGTCGGCCTCGTCGCCGAGGTTCGCCTGTTGCTCGACGGACTGGTAGAAGTCGTGGCGCTCCATACCGACCGTTGGACGGAGCCGTCCCTTGGGATTTGGCCAGCGACTGCCGGCAGCGGAGACAGTGGCTGCACCGATGTCGGTCGGCATCGACGACGGCGTCGCCGAATCACTCGCGAATCGGCGACAGCGGCCGCTTCGGATCGATATCGCGCTCGCGGTCGAGTTGGCGATCGTGGGCCCGCTTGGCCGCCTCGTGGGCCGCGTCGTCGTCTTCGCCGCGGTCGGCCAGCTCACGCAATCGCTCCGCCTGACCGTAGGCGATGACCCGGTCGCCGGCGTGGATCCTGTGCTCGCCCGACGGCGCGCCGATATAGGTGCCGTCCTCGCGCTCGATACCGAGGACCGTCACGCCCTCCGACGAGCGCAACTCGAGGTCACCGAGGCGCTCGCCGGCGAGCCACTCGCCCTCGTCGACGGCGAAGTCGGCCACGCGGTACTCCCGGTCGAGGTTGAGCAGACCGGTGTAGTCGCGTAGCTGGAAGCGCGCGGACCGGGACAGTGTCCGCTCGATCACGGGCGTGAGCAGTTCGTTGAACCACGTACTGCGAGCGAGGAGGAGCAAGAGCAGACAGACGGCCACGAGAATCATCAGCCGCCGGAACCGCGTCACCGGATCCGCGAGCGAGATGACTAACGAGGCGATCGTCGTGACGAGCCCGACGTTTCCGAGCCGCATGAGCATCTTGACGGTCTTCCGGCGGCTCGGGTACGCGGTGATCTCCTCGGCCTCGTCGGTCGTGAACCCGGCCCCCGAGTAGGCCGACAGCGACTGGAACGAGGCGACCTCCTCCGAGAGCCCGGTCATCGTCAGCGCGACGGTACCCGTTCGAACGACGAGCATCGAGAGCGAGATGATGATGATCAGGGAGACGAGCGCGTACATTCGTCTCCGGACGTAGGAACGATAGGTGGTTTGTATCCCGTGCCGGATACTTCAAGCGCCGGTCCGCGAGCGGGAACTTCCCGAGTGGCTGGGGTGCCGGGAACCGCCTCCTACGATCACTCGACGATTTCCTCGAGTCGGTCGCCGAACTCCGCGAAATCGTCGTTGATATCGTCACCGGAACTCTCGCCCGGGAGGATGTCACCGAGTGCGGCACCGAACGAGGCGACCGTCCAGACGACGCTGATGCGAGCGATTGCCACGACGGGGTCCTGCCAGTTGCCGACCCGTCCCCACATCGTCATCAGCGCCGCCGCGGTCAGGAACGAGACGAGCGAAATCCCGACCATTCGGCGCGGAACGAGTCCGAATATCGGACGCGACATCTGGACGTCCTGGGGGCCCGCCCAGTAGACGAGCATCGTTATCATCAGCAGGACGAACCCGGTGTTCACGAGGAAGAAGACGGGAAACTGGCCGATCTGAAACGAGAGGAAATAGTCCGCGACGTCGAAGACGCCGTCCTCGACCAGGAACGGGACCGAGAAGAAGATACTCCCGACGAACGCCTCGGCGATGTCGCGAGTGGTGTACTTCCGGATCCGATCGCCGAACGCGTCGTCGAGCGTCGCGTGTCTCGTTCGCTCTCTGAGCCGCCGCATTTCGCGGCGTTCGTCCTGCCCGCTGGCACCGGACTCGAGGCTCCGAAACTGATCGAGGATCGCTTCGACCAGCGCGCCGTCGGTCAACTGGCCGCTCGATTCCGGGCCGCTCGCGGTCGCAATCGGACGCTGCCCGTCTCCGTCGCCGTCTCGAGGACCGGTCCGGGACTCCTCGGGATCGACTGGGGCGGGCGGCGCGGAACCCTGATCGGAGAGGATGTCACCGAGCGCCGCGCCGAGCGAGCCGACGGTCCAGAGCACGTTGATACGGGCGATGGCTTCCGCCGGGGGCTGCCAGTTGCCGACTCGGCCCCAGACTGTCATCAGGAGCGCCGCCGTGAGAAAGGAGACGACGAGAATCATGATGACGCGGACCGGGATTCGGCCGAATAGCAACTGGGTCTCCGTTCTGTTCCGACCCGTCCACTCGACGAGCGCGTACGTCATCGCGACGACGAACAGCGTGTTCGCGATCAGGAAGATCGGGATCGAAGAGAGCGTAAAGCCGAAGAGATAGTCGGCGATGTCGAAGACGCCGTCCTCGACGAGCAGCGGGGACGTGAAGATCACGCTGCCGACGAACGCCTCGATCGCGTCACTGGCCCGGAGCCGTCGGATCCCCGAGTCGATGAGCCCTCGGTCGTGCGCCTCCGAGAGGAGCCCCTTGAGGTGTCGGACGTCCTCGTGTGTCTCCTCCGATTCGGCTCCGTCCGCGAAGTCAGTCAGACCGGCGAACAGCTCCTCGACGTTCGCGGGAGTGGTCTGGGTCTCGAGTCGATCGGCACTGTCGTCGAGACGGTCGGGCTGCGAATCGGAATCCATTCTGTTCGGAAGAGGCGGTACGGAAGGAGAGCAGTATAGAGTTGCGATCGGGGTCCGCTCCGAGCGCTGGCTGGCGCTCGAGAGAGGGCGTTACGGGACGACGAGAAACCGGGTCAACTGGCCACAGACGATGACGAAACCGGCGAGCATCGCGATCGCAGCGTAGCCGAGGATTCAGTCCGCGGTCGATCGACTCGCTGTCAGCAGTTACGGAGCGGGGCGGAACAGCCATCGGCAGCGGCCCGTCGAGCCTCGAGAACGGACGTCGGAGACGCACGA is a window encoding:
- the uvrB gene encoding excinuclease ABC subunit UvrB; this encodes MSDAQGPLQPDRPDVDRPFRVDAPFEPAGDQPEAIEQLVDGFRSGMDKQTLLGVTGSGKTNTVSWVAEEIQKPTLVIAHNKTLAAQLYEEFRNLFPDNAVEYFVSYYDYYQPEAYVEQSDTYIDKDASINDEIDRLRHSATRSLLTREDVIVVASVSAIYGLGDPRNYIDMSLRLEVGEEIGRDELLAQLVDLNYERNDVDFTQGTFRVRGDTVEIYPMYGRYAVRVELWGDEIDRMVKVDPLEGTTQGEQQAVLVHPAEHYSIPETTLEEAMDEIRDDLDSRISYFERTGDMIAAQRIEERTSFDLEMMQETGYCSGIENYSVYLSDRESGEAPYTLLDYFPDDFLTVVDESHVTLPQVRGQYAGDKSRKDSLVENGFRLPTAYDNRPLTFEEFEEKTDQTLYVSATPSDYEREESDQIVEQIVRPTHLVDPAIEVSDATGQVDDLMDRIDERIERDERTLVTTLTKRMAEDLTEYLEEAGVDVAYMHDETDTLERHEIIRSLRLGEIDVLVGINLLREGLDIPEVSLVAILDADQEGFLRSETTLVQTMGRAARNVNGEVVLYADEPSNAMESAIEETQRRREIQQEYNEKHDFEPTTIQKEVGETNLPGSKTETTQVSGRSIDDEEEAARYVAELEDRMEEAAGNLEFELAADIRDRIREVREEFELEGSDEGIAPPTEEF
- a CDS encoding sodium/calcium exchanger protein — encoded protein: MSTRLRHPLVAVIVTLLLTVPWVGTFVSYGGYGTVHPSENIAAGLAVVVAGTAILGASFLLAWAAETAEKDVPQAFAIAVLAVLAVAPEYAVDALYAWQAGAGSSEAGNLAVANMTGANRILIGLGWSGIALFSIYRAKRASDPAVEHRSGVLADVVTLDRAISLEIVFLLVATAFAFLVPLGGGIGMVDTLFLVGLYLLYLLVIIRSDVEEAEEHVGVPAYFQQYSTIPRVAVVLSGFAFSGAIIFTAVHPFAEGLEQVGLQYGVPEFFMIQWLAPLASESPELIVVAYLVNKARTTAGFNALISSKLNQWTLLIGTLAVVYSISAGSVGTLPFDSKQVAEIWITAAQSFFAIAILLNFEISTREALALLGLFVTQVLAEFYIIRAYTEPVVTELSMSVLYGYTAVYALLGIALFLRRRDSVRELLARTTVTTRAAIGRGTDPSQTEHAD
- a CDS encoding HVO_2922 family protein → MARTATFEIFRDRADEWRWRLVAANGNIIADSGEGYASKQGVKRGIDSVKRSAAGADVQFVTDG
- a CDS encoding DUF7553 family protein, whose translation is MTEQLQQARDDLEEAAKSADSDDVREDIRETTDAFADYVMSDTAPDHAILDERLNTLRQVRERADGDTEDKVESAIETVEDYRENIDQA
- a CDS encoding DUF2267 domain-containing protein; this translates as MEQEALLETVRDRAAADADEEAASDATRAVLETLGERLSEDEAEDLAAQLPGDLSQHLTQGESGQRFSEEEFVSRIDQRMDTVDLHGEEAATTVLGTVLEAIDESERAAVVDQFEHYGFEELLAETDADVDVADRTPGEY
- a CDS encoding DUF2267 domain-containing protein; the protein is MERHDFYQSVEQQANLGDEADARDATDAVLSALGRRLDETRSQRLDGDLPAEIGSPLAEGPSGRALSYDEFLSNVEERADRADIGDPEQLSRAVVGTLLEHVAEDEREELRERLEEFGYDAIVPESGPGAGS
- a CDS encoding TrkA C-terminal domain-containing protein, with the protein product MYALVSLIIIISLSMLVVRTGTVALTMTGLSEEVASFQSLSAYSGAGFTTDEAEEITAYPSRRKTVKMLMRLGNVGLVTTIASLVISLADPVTRFRRLMILVAVCLLLLLLARSTWFNELLTPVIERTLSRSARFQLRDYTGLLNLDREYRVADFAVDEGEWLAGERLGDLELRSSEGVTVLGIEREDGTYIGAPSGEHRIHAGDRVIAYGQAERLRELADRGEDDDAAHEAAKRAHDRQLDRERDIDPKRPLSPIRE